The window ATCGatcgttgttgttgttgtcgtAATCGACGAGAAAAAGATGTTCGGTGATGGGACATAGTATGAGCTCAGGAGGGGATCTAGACAAGTGCAATGGAGGGAATTCGGGATCTTGAGAGATTGCAGAGAGAAATGATTTGCAAACGCACCTGCACTGAATCACAGATTTGATCGGAAGCCGAGAAAGGATGTCGACCAGGATGTTGTTCGGCACTTGCCCGATTGAAGTAGTACTACTGCAGCCCACCGCAAGTTCTTTCTCCATCTTTGCTGCCAGCTTCTTCCTTACATACCGATTCATGTTTTCGCTTATAACTTAAACCCTAGCAGGAGCAGCAGCAGCTCTATTCAAATACTCAACTGCTTGCTTATAACTTAAACCCTAGCCGCAGcagctatatatatattcaaatagtCATCTTATAAGTTAAACCCTAGCTAGCAACTATTCAAATAGTGAACTACTTCACTTCATAACCTTTAGGAATGTCCGTCGTCCTCTcagaaagaaattaaaaaaaaaaacgaacaAGTGGTGTATACTCTTTCATTTCTAACGAATAAATAACTACAATAGAAACGTGTAAATATAAGTATATTACGTGCGTGTCAcgtattattattaaattcataaaaaaaattatcataatttatcaactaatttaaaatcattttattccatttatttatttatttttatcattatatattttatttttaagtcttttatttattaaatataaatttacaatatttatatcaagcatgattattgaaataatttatatagtatttaGATTACCTATACTAAGAAAACAATAtggattaattttttatctacTAATTAGATTGTATCTGTGTAtagattttttatatatgttgataatgatccaaaaaaaaaaaatttagtatatttgtaaaaatcaatcactaaaaatattcttaagttaacattattaaaaaaaacctatATACCTAAACACTAAAAAGGGATATATATTCTAATACTAAGACATAAATTTTAGCaagatttaaaaacaattaaaactaaaaatgtcaactcaaaaattattttatcaaagaTTACAGTGCTGAAAAAATTTATCATGataagaattttttaataaaataattacaatataacttatattataattttaaaaagtataacaataaacatattaattcaatattaacATGATCTTAGAAATTACACCAAATAACAACAGAAATAAATcactttgataatttatagagactaataaaatagtaaattttaaataagtcaataatttaatatttaaatgaattaaagagtaaatttaataatgacttatattaatttgaaatgttaatTGAAAGTAATAAGGATTATGTTAAGAAAATGagaatcataaaataaaataaaaatgcagACTGCAATCGAGTGGTTCGAGCTGGTTAGATGGCTTGtgagtaataataaataatattttatttattttaatataaaaatataaaataaatattttttcttaaaaatatttgaaaatttaattttagttcaagttttCAAGTCTTTAGTTAAATAGTCGACTCGATTTCAAACTCAAATTTATGAACTCGTTCGAGTTCGAGCTAATAAAAACTTAATCGAGTTAAGAGAAAAGTGAAGACAAGCGGACTTTTGCAGTACTAGAATATTGAATACTAAAACAAACTAATCAATCAAACAACACAAATATCGTCATTACCAAAGTCATGAAATAGATCTAGAATCACAACCACCAAATTCAACCACTCAACAAACAGGAGAGTATTGTTCCACTTAGAtcgaaaatgaaataaaaaaaaatatccaatAAGAAAAGAGAATAAATGAACATTCCATTAGATTGACCAGGTTCGTACGACAGCTCAAGACGAACATCTTTTAGAGATATATCTGGAATTCCAGTGAACTAGGAAACTTTCGAACAACTCCTTTAGAAATCATAAATGCATTCTAGTTTTCAAGTTCCATCCATCTTTGCCATTTATGCCTGCAAAATAAAAGTACTTATCCCATCATTGGTGTTGAAGAATAGTAAATTGTGTTCTAATCCACCAAttgaataacataaatatatattctaatacttaaactatatatataaatgtgaaTTTGTTCAAGTACAAAGTAGAGACTTGAACTACATGTATTTTTGTTTACTATTTCAACAAAATCTTGGCACCttcaaaactataaaatattttagtaacaataaaaaatatcacaaatttaaaataaagtaagcatatatatatatataacgtgGATGGTTGTGAAATGAGAAATAAAGTCAATTCTTAATATACAAATAAAGAGAGAGGGGTTTGAAAGTAGTACAACTAGAAAAGAATTAACCTCAATTATTATGTTAGAGTCCATATCCTAATGATGAAATTCTAAACTTTGTAGCATAGAAAaacattgagaaaaaaaaatactaataactATATCAAAATCTTTACAAATATGTTacatttgaaagaaaaaacaatagaTACTAACATTGTACGTTATATTGGCAACTGATCATGAGACATTCAACCCTTAATGtaaagacattttttttaaatcagatCGATCTTAgtaaaaatctttaaattagAGTGTTCTTAATGGGAAGTGAATCTAAGATAGATTATGTATATACCTTTATTTGAATCATATTATCTTATTAAGTTGCCTATCTAATAATTTCTAACCAAAGTTGATTAGTTTTGGCAAAATGAAAAAGGCATTTTAcctaagaactctcaaggtacaTTTTAAAGTTTGAATCAAATTGATTACCATTTGGTTTGgagttgttttattattaatgggAAATTGAGATATtgcactaaaaatatatatatatatatatatatgaaatcatgtgcataattattgttatatatattttgcaaGGCTTAAAATAAGGAGGGTCATATATATACCTTGCATCAGTTATGCGACGGACATGAGCTCCGATGATTAGATCCTTGAGGGGGAGCAGGATGGGAACATGCATCAATGGCTTTAATCCACCATTTTGAAAAGGAAGTACATTCAAGTTGATAATCATCTTCTCAATTAGGTGGTATGTCACTATAGTTTTATGACCCATGTATGCCAGTACGATTGAATCTTTATCCTTGTTCAAATATTTGAGAGGGTATACACCTGAAGACCAGACATGGTATGGCGTTTCCACAACAATCTCTTTGGACCATGATTTGTCAACCCCGTACTCCTTCATCATCCATATGTCTACTCTTTTGTGATCGATCAAGACACATACAGTCAACAAACCTTCAAAGACAACAATGGTAGTCACGCGCTCATcaagctttttctcttccacCTTGTCAAAAGGAGGCGGCGTGGCCATCTCTCTGTATTTTCCGTTATCAAAGTCGAAAGAAAGGATGTAATAATGAGAATTATTTGTGACTATCCAATGCAAAGATCCGTTGAGGTAGACAGGAGATGATCTGATGGAGAAAACCTGTGGAGCATCCTGAATTATCTTCCAATAACTAGAAAGGCCTCCGACAGTGCAAATGGCAGTAAGAGTTCTAGTAGTAGGAGTAGTACTATCAACTGATTGGATATAGTGACCGATGACTAAGACCTTGTATCTATGAGTGAGGGGACTGTAGCCGAATCCGAAATGCAGAGTATGAGATTGAAATTTATGTATCGAATGCATAGGAGTAGGGATGATAGTGTGTTCGAGAGTAACAGGATTCAAGACGACTAAGGGTCTGAGGGAAAACGGCTGGTGAAAGCATAGAAGGCCGGGGGTGGAGTTGAGGGGCTCGAGAGAATGAGATCTGTTGAGGTGGACGAGATTGAAATGGTGATATCGCTGCTCGTTGTCGTCATCGTCATCGACGAGATAAAGATGTTCAGATTGTATATTTTGTTGGTATAGCATGAGCTCGGGAGGGGATCTGGACAAGTGCAATGGAGGGAAATCGGGATCTTGAGAGATTGCCGAGAGAAATGATTTGCAGACGCACCTGCACTGAATCACAGATTTGATCGGAAGGCGAGAAAGGATATCCACCAGGATGTGGTTCGGTAGTTGCCAGATTGAAGTAGTAGTACTGCTCCCAGCAAGTTCTTTCTCCATCTTTGCTACCAGCTTCTTCCTTACTTGTCTATTCATTTTGTTTTCGCTTACAACTTAAACCTAGCTAGCAGCAGCCACCACCGGAAGCTTTTCAAATACTCAACTGAGCGCTTGCTTATAACTTAAACCCTAGCAGCAGCCACCAGCAGCAGCTATGCAAATAGTCAAGTGCTTATAACTTAAACCTAGCTTCTCTTGTTTATAACGTAAACCTAGCAGCTATTCAAATACTGAACTATTTCATAAACCTTTAGGAATGTCCGCCGGTCTATCTCAGAAAAAAGAAAAGCGACAAGTGGTGAATATCTTTCATTTCTAATGAATAAATAACTACGTACAATATACAATAGATACAATAGGATCAAAAGCATATTACGTGTTTCTTACgtcttattattaaatttatataaacgtaccttatttatccaaataattttaaaatatatatatttattttaaaattatatacttctacaaaatttatatcaaacatgattattgaaataattatagtCCAATGATATGggtaaactatatatatatacacgtgaGCTTAgagttatttataatatacatatttacttTTAACACGTGTACCACGTTTGTTATATAAACAAGTATATCTCATTCTtatgaaagatatttaaataaaaaataataattgagtttaaactttaataacaattaatatataactattaaataatatataaacaatgtTCATTctgacttatttttattttttaaattaataaatgattacAACAATTTGGGTAAAACAGTCTAAACAAATAAGTTCAAACATATTGAGATTTTTTCTCACTTAATTTTctcattctctatatatatcttttcttatttgatcataatTATTGTGTGATTAGTTTGATTGTAAAACAGTCtaaataaataagttcaaatattgagattttttctcacttaattttctcattctctatatatatatcttttcttatttgatcataatTATTGTGTGATTAGTTTGATTAAGGTTGTACTTAATTTATTCGGACTCATTATtcatatcttattttaatttaggattGATTAAGCTTAAATGactcaaatttttaatttgtaataatatttaatattatatatatatatataatattgtatatatttaaatttatatttttttttaaaatattaattattttaatattttttataaatcaattaatatataactcactatttagttatatttataaatttaaatttgttgtacataactttttttcatgtcaaatttttattaaatgattttttattaaatggatcattttcaaaaatataataaatataatattttttatttaaaataatttgaattttttattagcttaatttaaatattaataaatcacttaaattaaaaataatttattttgaaaaaattatataagtatattattttctatacattttattaatatattttaaattgaaataaaataaaaggctaaaataaaaattgaaataattatgtaattaaatataatgtagtGTAATTGATTAAGGATATAATATAGAAACATAAATATAgataagtttgaaaataaattttaattttttattatgatttattttattcatttttaataaaaaaataattttttttactttttatatgtAATATCTAAGAGAATTTCAatactataattaattaattataataatattattttattattttaaataataaattggagagatatatagaattaaatttgtaatatgcCATTATATGCAGtgtcttttaatttatttatttttttaataattatagaaccaacaaaatgtataatatttttaatctccTTATTATTCATGTTAATAACTAAATTTGTGAAATATCTAAATGCATATATTCAGTGCtatctaaaaatattaaaattaattatttataataatattattatattattttaaataatatataaaaataaatttgtgagatatatagatttaaatttgtaatatgcctgtcttttattataaaagagtatatatatatatatatatatatatatatatatatatatatatatatatatatatatatatatttatattttattataataaaaatagttttatataaataattaatttaatagatatatataattatttgatagtaaataaattat is drawn from Impatiens glandulifera chromosome 3, dImpGla2.1, whole genome shotgun sequence and contains these coding sequences:
- the LOC124929657 gene encoding F-box protein At3g07870-like encodes the protein MEKELAGSSTTTSIWQLPNHILVDILSRLPIKSVIQCRCVCKSFLSAISQDPDFPPLHLSRSPPELMLYQQNIQSEHLYLVDDDDDNEQRYHHFNLVHLNRSHSLEPLNSTPGLLCFHQPFSLRPLVVLNPVTLEHTIIPTPMHSIHKFQSHTLHFGFGYSPLTHRYKVLVIGHYIQSVDSTTPTTRTLTAICTVGGLSSYWKIIQDAPQVFSIRSSPVYLNGSLHWIVTNNSHYYILSFDFDNGKYREMATPPPFDKVEEKKLDERVTTIVVFEGLLTVCVLIDHKRVDIWMMKEYGVDKSWSKEIVVETPYHVWSSGVYPLKYLNKDKDSIVLAYMGHKTIVTYHLIEKMIINLNVLPFQNGGLKPLMHVPILLPLKDLIIGAHVRRITDARHKWQRWMELEN